In a single window of the Pseudomonas entomophila genome:
- a CDS encoding EAL domain-containing protein, producing MAIGASPETTRSVRRQFATQLSIERTRLLYQGSLLPTLFMLITGLLSAWLLWSPARYLQVGVWMAWLVALVALRVIQVAAFDAATPARQARPTWRRMFLFGSAFSGLTLASAAIALVPVDNFVQQAWVFGLLGAAALSASVAYAVSLPAFLSFALPCLLPPIAFLFVYDAGHQRGWGWLGLILLMALMVVAWQVNRLIERGLLRRFQNQALIEHLQSAQRHGEDLNHQLSGEVRQRRQAEEELRQAHAGLERRVAQRSHELDLANQALSKSEQRLALALEASELGLWDWNLETDQVHHTQLQALFGLDSNQVRSVRADLKPRLHPDDVPLLRRTLVEHLKGRTEDYRVEYRIRHVQGHWCWIEDRGRAVERAADGKVMRMLGTRRDITARKEQEEQQRLAATVFEAASEGIAILAADYQLLAVNQAFCDVTGYGRAELIARNGLELPCSRDARRHSQAIEQALEQHGGWQGELVEARKNGELYPQWLQLNSVRDARGRIVNIVGFFTDLSARRESEERLRYLAHYDDLTGLANRALFRLRLHDAAQRLRLNGRSLALLHVDLDRFKLLNESLGHDLADELLKKMAQRIANAVPEADTVARLSGDEFAILFDGYTNLSSLVRVTTRLLDKLRVPQRLGGHELVVSASVGISVLADATFDINALVSQADMAKQHAKHLGGDNFQFYTESLRASTLERLQLENQLRKAIDEGQLQVYYQPKLCLRTGQLHAAEALVRWQHPEWGMVPPSEFIGLAEETGLIAPMGEFVLRQACWQACEWLRQGLEVRVSVNLSVYQLRQGKLVSLVRQVLQESGLAPHLLELELTESQLLDSVEHIISTFEQLHALGVKLAIDDFGTGYSSLSYLKRFPVDYVKIDQAFIRGLLEGSQDAAITRAIIAMAKSLQLKVVAEGVETLEQLQFLREHGCDEVQGYLISRPVDAASFQALLGRSTADLLR from the coding sequence ATGGCGATCGGAGCATCGCCGGAGACGACACGGAGCGTTCGCAGGCAATTCGCCACCCAGCTGTCGATCGAGCGGACCCGCCTGCTATACCAAGGCTCCCTGTTGCCCACGCTGTTCATGTTGATCACCGGCCTGCTGAGTGCCTGGCTGTTGTGGAGCCCTGCACGCTACCTGCAGGTTGGCGTGTGGATGGCCTGGTTGGTGGCCCTGGTGGCCCTGCGGGTTATCCAGGTGGCGGCTTTCGATGCGGCTACGCCAGCGCGCCAGGCCAGGCCGACCTGGCGGCGCATGTTCCTGTTTGGGTCGGCGTTCAGCGGTTTGACCCTGGCCAGCGCGGCGATCGCCCTGGTGCCTGTGGACAACTTTGTGCAGCAGGCCTGGGTGTTCGGCTTGCTGGGGGCGGCGGCGTTGTCGGCCAGTGTCGCCTACGCCGTGAGCCTGCCGGCCTTTCTCAGTTTCGCCTTGCCCTGCCTGCTGCCGCCGATCGCCTTCCTGTTCGTCTATGATGCCGGTCACCAGCGCGGCTGGGGCTGGCTGGGGCTGATCCTGCTGATGGCGCTGATGGTGGTGGCCTGGCAGGTCAACCGGCTGATCGAACGTGGCCTGCTGCGCCGGTTCCAGAACCAGGCTTTGATCGAGCACCTGCAGAGTGCCCAGCGTCATGGCGAGGACCTCAACCACCAGCTCAGCGGCGAAGTCCGCCAGCGCCGCCAGGCTGAAGAAGAGCTGCGCCAGGCACACGCGGGCCTGGAGCGGCGGGTGGCACAGCGCAGCCATGAGCTGGACCTGGCCAACCAGGCGTTGAGCAAGAGCGAGCAGCGCCTGGCCCTGGCGCTCGAGGCGAGCGAGCTGGGCTTGTGGGACTGGAACCTGGAAACCGATCAGGTCCACCACACGCAGTTGCAGGCGCTGTTTGGCCTGGACTCCAACCAGGTGCGCTCGGTCCGGGCCGACCTCAAGCCGCGGCTGCACCCCGACGATGTGCCGCTGTTGCGGCGTACGCTGGTTGAACACCTCAAAGGGCGCACCGAGGACTACCGGGTCGAGTACCGCATACGTCACGTCCAGGGGCACTGGTGCTGGATCGAGGACCGTGGCCGGGCAGTGGAGCGGGCTGCCGATGGCAAGGTCATGCGCATGCTGGGTACCCGCCGTGACATCACCGCGCGCAAGGAGCAGGAGGAACAGCAGCGCCTGGCCGCCACGGTGTTCGAGGCGGCCAGTGAAGGCATCGCCATCCTGGCAGCCGACTACCAGTTGCTGGCGGTCAACCAGGCGTTCTGCGACGTCACCGGCTACGGCCGTGCCGAACTCATCGCCCGCAACGGTCTGGAACTGCCCTGCAGTCGTGACGCGCGACGCCACAGCCAAGCCATCGAACAGGCGCTGGAGCAGCATGGTGGCTGGCAGGGCGAGCTGGTCGAAGCGCGCAAGAACGGCGAGCTCTATCCGCAATGGTTGCAACTCAACAGCGTGCGGGACGCACGGGGCAGGATCGTCAATATTGTCGGTTTCTTCACCGACCTGTCGGCGCGCCGGGAATCGGAAGAGCGCCTGCGCTACCTTGCCCATTACGACGACCTCACCGGGCTGGCCAACCGCGCCCTGTTCCGCCTGCGCCTGCACGATGCCGCCCAGCGTCTGCGGCTGAACGGGCGCAGCCTGGCACTGCTGCATGTCGACCTCGACCGTTTCAAGCTGCTCAACGAAAGCCTCGGCCACGACCTGGCCGACGAATTGTTGAAGAAGATGGCGCAGCGTATCGCCAACGCGGTGCCGGAAGCCGACACCGTGGCACGGTTGTCTGGTGACGAGTTCGCCATCCTGTTCGATGGCTACACCAACCTGTCGAGCCTGGTGCGGGTGACCACTCGCCTGCTGGACAAGCTGCGGGTGCCACAGCGGCTGGGCGGCCATGAGTTGGTGGTCAGCGCGTCGGTGGGCATCAGCGTGCTGGCGGACGCCACCTTCGACATCAATGCGCTGGTCAGCCAGGCCGACATGGCCAAGCAGCACGCCAAGCACCTGGGGGGCGACAACTTCCAGTTCTATACCGAGAGCTTGCGCGCCAGCACCCTGGAGCGCCTGCAACTGGAGAACCAGCTGCGCAAGGCCATCGATGAGGGCCAGTTGCAGGTGTACTACCAGCCCAAACTGTGCCTGCGCACGGGGCAATTGCATGCGGCCGAGGCGCTGGTGCGCTGGCAGCATCCGGAGTGGGGCATGGTGCCGCCCAGCGAGTTCATCGGGTTGGCGGAGGAGACCGGGCTGATCGCGCCAATGGGCGAGTTCGTCCTGCGCCAGGCATGCTGGCAGGCTTGCGAATGGTTGCGCCAGGGGCTGGAGGTGCGAGTCTCGGTCAACCTGTCGGTGTACCAGTTGCGCCAGGGCAAACTGGTCAGCCTGGTACGCCAGGTCCTGCAGGAGTCCGGGCTGGCGCCGCACCTGCTGGAACTGGAGCTGACCGAAAGCCAGTTGCTGGACAGCGTGGAGCACATCATCTCTACCTTCGAGCAGTTGCATGCGTTGGGCGTGAAGCTGGCCATCGACGATTTTGGTACTGGCTATTCGTCGCTAAGCTATCTCAAACGCTTCCCGGTGGATTACGTGAAGATCGACCAGGCCTTCATCCGTGGCTTGCTCGAAGGCAGTCAGGACGCAGCGATCACCCGGGCGATCATAGCGATGGCCAAGAGCTTGCAGCTCAAGGTGGTCGCGGAGGGGGTGGAGACGCTCGAGCAGTTGCAGTTCCTGCGTGAGCATGGCTGTGACGAAGTGCAGGGCTACTTGATCAGTCGGCCAGTCGATGCGGCATCGTTCCAGGCGCTGCTCGGGCGTTCGACAGCCGATCTATTGCGCTAG
- the uvrD gene encoding DNA helicase II, whose product MRNDDLSLLLNSLNDAQRQAVAAQVGRQLVLAGAGSGKTRVLVHRIAWLIQVVQASPHSILSVTFTNKAAAEMRHRIEQLLGINPAGMWVGTFHGLAHRLLRAHWQEAGLAQNFQILDSDDQQRLIKRVIREMGLDEQKWPARQVQWFINGQKDEGLRPRHIQASGDLFLTTMRDIYSAYEQACERAGVIDFSELLLRALDLWRDQPGLLEHYQRRFRHILVDEFQDTNAVQYAWLRLLAGGGDSLMAVGDDDQSIYGWRGAKIENIHQYTADFPDAELIRLEQNYRSTGGILKAANALIANNSGRLGKELWTDLGEGEPLTLYAAFNEHDEARYVVETIESLIKQGNARSDIAILYRSNAQSRVLEEALLRERIPYRIYGGQRFFERAEIKNAMAYLRLLEGRGNDAALERVINVPPRGIGEKTVEAIREHARHSQSSMWDAMCQLLAAKALKGRAASALGAFIELLENLAAKVLDMPLHLMAQTVIEQSGLIIYHQEEKGEKGQARVENLEELVSAARNFETSDEDAELTPLSAFLGHASLEAGDSQADEHEDSIQLMTLHSAKGLEFPYVFLVGMEEGLFPHKMSLEEPGRLEEERRLAYVGITRAMRQLVMTYAETRRLYGSETYNKVSRFVREIPAGLVQEVRLSNSVSRPFGGAKAPASSLFANASIPQTAFSLGQRVQHAVFGEGVILNFEGSGAQARVQVNFSEGSKWLMLGYAKLEAI is encoded by the coding sequence ATGCGCAATGATGACCTCTCCCTCCTGCTGAACTCCCTCAACGACGCTCAACGCCAGGCCGTGGCGGCCCAGGTCGGGCGGCAACTGGTGCTGGCCGGTGCCGGCTCGGGCAAGACCCGCGTGCTGGTGCACCGCATCGCCTGGCTAATCCAGGTCGTGCAGGCCTCGCCGCACTCGATCCTGTCGGTGACGTTCACAAATAAAGCCGCGGCGGAAATGCGCCACCGCATCGAGCAACTGCTGGGCATCAACCCGGCCGGCATGTGGGTCGGTACCTTCCACGGCCTGGCCCACCGCCTGCTGCGGGCCCACTGGCAGGAAGCGGGGCTGGCGCAGAACTTCCAGATCCTCGACAGCGACGACCAGCAGCGCCTGATCAAGCGGGTGATCCGCGAAATGGGCCTCGACGAACAGAAATGGCCCGCGCGCCAGGTCCAGTGGTTCATCAACGGGCAGAAGGACGAGGGCCTGCGCCCGCGGCATATCCAGGCCAGCGGCGACCTGTTCCTGACCACCATGCGCGATATCTACAGTGCCTACGAGCAAGCCTGCGAGCGCGCCGGGGTCATCGACTTCTCCGAGCTGCTGCTGCGCGCCCTCGACCTGTGGCGCGACCAGCCAGGGCTGCTCGAGCACTACCAGCGCCGCTTCCGGCACATCCTGGTGGATGAGTTCCAGGACACCAACGCCGTGCAGTACGCCTGGTTGCGCCTGCTGGCCGGCGGTGGCGACAGCCTGATGGCGGTGGGTGACGACGACCAGTCGATCTACGGCTGGCGCGGCGCCAAGATCGAGAACATCCACCAGTACACCGCCGACTTCCCGGACGCCGAGCTGATCCGCCTGGAGCAGAACTACCGCTCCACCGGTGGCATCCTCAAGGCCGCCAACGCCCTGATTGCCAACAACAGCGGGCGCCTGGGCAAGGAACTGTGGACCGACCTGGGCGAAGGCGAGCCGCTGACGCTCTATGCCGCCTTCAACGAGCATGACGAAGCGCGCTACGTGGTCGAGACCATCGAAAGCCTGATCAAGCAGGGCAACGCACGCAGCGATATCGCCATCCTGTACCGTTCCAACGCCCAGTCGCGGGTGCTGGAAGAGGCCCTGCTGCGCGAGCGCATCCCTTACCGCATCTATGGCGGCCAGCGCTTCTTCGAGCGCGCCGAGATCAAGAACGCCATGGCCTACCTGCGCCTGCTCGAAGGCCGCGGCAACGACGCGGCGCTGGAGCGGGTGATCAACGTGCCGCCGCGCGGCATCGGCGAGAAGACTGTCGAGGCCATTCGCGAGCATGCCCGTCACAGCCAGTCGTCGATGTGGGACGCGATGTGCCAGTTGCTTGCCGCCAAGGCCCTGAAGGGCCGCGCCGCCAGTGCCCTGGGGGCGTTCATCGAACTGCTCGAGAACCTCGCCGCCAAGGTGCTGGACATGCCGCTGCACCTGATGGCCCAGACGGTCATCGAGCAGTCTGGCCTGATCATCTACCACCAGGAAGAAAAGGGCGAAAAAGGCCAGGCGCGGGTGGAAAACCTTGAGGAACTGGTCAGCGCCGCGCGCAACTTCGAGACCAGCGACGAGGATGCCGAACTGACGCCGTTGTCGGCGTTCCTCGGCCACGCTTCGCTGGAGGCCGGCGACAGCCAGGCCGACGAGCACGAGGACAGCATCCAGCTGATGACCCTGCACAGCGCCAAGGGCCTGGAATTCCCTTACGTGTTCCTGGTGGGCATGGAGGAAGGGCTGTTCCCGCACAAAATGAGCCTGGAAGAGCCCGGCCGTCTGGAAGAAGAGCGCCGCCTGGCCTATGTCGGCATCACCCGGGCGATGCGCCAACTGGTCATGACCTACGCCGAGACCCGTCGCCTGTATGGCAGCGAGACATACAACAAGGTGTCGCGCTTCGTCCGTGAGATCCCGGCGGGCCTGGTACAGGAAGTGCGCCTGTCGAACTCCGTCAGCCGCCCCTTCGGCGGCGCCAAGGCGCCTGCCAGCAGCCTGTTCGCCAATGCCAGCATCCCACAGACCGCCTTCAGCCTTGGCCAGCGAGTGCAGCACGCGGTGTTCGGCGAGGGCGTGATCCTCAACTTCGAGGGTTCCGGCGCCCAGGCGCGGGTGCAGGTGAACTTCTCCGAGGGCAGCAAGTGGCTGATGCTCGGTTACGCCAAGCTCGAAGCCATTTGA
- a CDS encoding Tim44 domain-containing protein has protein sequence MQRFLSIALALCVGLTLSLDANAKRFGGGKSSGSAPIHQTRQAAPTTPAATPAAPGRAPAAASGASRWLGPLAGIAAGGLLASMFMGDGFEGMQILDLLLMGLIAFLVFRFIAARRRQQQPQHAAAGHAPYQREAQPQAAPQSIFGGSAAPVASPVINAPAWFNEASFLAAARSHFQSLQQHWDANEMDKIAEFVTPQMLDFLKRERAEEGEGFQSTYIDNLDVQLEGVDDRADKTIATLTFRGVSKTSRFDQGEVFNESWHMERAQGENQPWLLAGIRQNG, from the coding sequence ATGCAACGTTTTCTTAGCATCGCTCTGGCGCTCTGCGTCGGCCTGACGCTGAGCCTCGACGCCAACGCCAAGCGCTTCGGTGGTGGCAAGAGCTCGGGCTCCGCGCCAATCCACCAGACCCGCCAAGCCGCCCCGACCACTCCAGCCGCCACACCGGCCGCTCCAGGCCGTGCGCCGGCCGCCGCCAGCGGCGCTTCGCGCTGGCTGGGCCCGCTGGCCGGCATCGCCGCCGGTGGCCTGCTGGCCTCCATGTTCATGGGTGACGGCTTCGAGGGCATGCAGATCCTCGACCTCCTGCTCATGGGCCTGATCGCCTTCCTGGTGTTCCGCTTCATTGCCGCGCGCCGTCGCCAGCAGCAGCCACAACACGCTGCCGCAGGTCACGCCCCGTACCAGCGCGAAGCCCAGCCGCAGGCCGCTCCACAATCGATCTTCGGCGGTTCCGCCGCACCGGTCGCCTCGCCTGTGATCAACGCCCCGGCCTGGTTCAACGAAGCCAGCTTCCTGGCCGCCGCCCGTTCGCACTTCCAGTCGCTGCAGCAGCACTGGGACGCCAACGAGATGGACAAGATCGCCGAGTTCGTCACCCCGCAGATGCTCGACTTCCTCAAGCGCGAGCGCGCTGAAGAAGGTGAAGGCTTCCAGTCCACCTACATCGACAACCTCGATGTACAGCTGGAAGGCGTCGACGACCGCGCCGACAAGACCATCGCCACCCTCACCTTCCGTGGCGTGTCGAAGACCTCGCGCTTCGACCAGGGCGAGGTGTTCAACGAGAGCTGGCACATGGAACGCGCACAGGGCGAAAACCAGCCTTGGCTGCTGGCCGGTATCCGCCAAAACGGTTAA
- a CDS encoding SMI1/KNR4 family protein produces MEEVIEQLREANEPVPVPLELPDEDQLVEVEEQLFINIPFVFKEFLLTVSDVVYGSLEPVTATDPQSHTYLPEVAANAWDAGVPRDLIPICQDGDDYYCVEEDGTVVLWSGEEEIVTEESWESVWHWARDVWLES; encoded by the coding sequence GTGGAAGAAGTGATCGAACAACTCCGTGAAGCCAACGAACCGGTGCCGGTGCCGCTGGAGTTGCCGGACGAGGATCAGCTGGTCGAAGTCGAGGAACAGCTGTTCATCAACATTCCCTTCGTGTTCAAGGAATTCCTGCTGACCGTCAGTGACGTGGTGTATGGCAGCCTGGAGCCGGTGACCGCCACCGACCCGCAATCCCACACCTACCTGCCGGAAGTGGCCGCCAATGCCTGGGATGCCGGCGTCCCTCGCGATCTCATCCCCATCTGCCAGGATGGTGATGACTACTACTGCGTCGAGGAAGACGGCACGGTAGTGCTGTGGTCCGGCGAAGAAGAGATCGTCACCGAAGAAAGCTGGGAGTCGGTGTGGCACTGGGCCCGGGATGTCTGGCTGGAAAGCTGA
- a CDS encoding cation:proton antiporter — protein MHAISFIQDLAVIMLVAGVVTILFHRLKQPVVLGYIVAGFIIGPHTPPFGLIHDEDTIKTLAELGVIFLMFCLGLEFSLRKLFKVGATAFIAAFLEIVLMIWIGFEIGRWFGWNTMDSLFLGAILAISSTTIIVKALNDLKMKNERFAQLIFGVLIVEDILGIGIIALLSGIAVSGTVSSGEVFSTVGKLSLFMIVALVIGILLVPRLLAYVAKFESNEMLLITVLGLCFGFCLLVVKLEYSMVLGAFLIGAIMAESRQLLKIERLIEPVRDLFSAIFFVAIGLMIDPSILVEYAWPIVVITLAVVLGKMLSCGMGAFIAGNDGRTSLRVGMGLSQIGEFSFIIAALGMTLQVTSDFLYPVAVAVSAITTLLTPYLIRAADPLSLKLGKVVPSRLARVLSLYGEWLRSIQPQGEGAMLAAMIRRILLQVGVNLALVIAIFFSGGYFAGRMGTWLSEWVGDVSQQKALIWGAALLLSLPFLIAAYRKLKALSMLLAEMGVKPEMAGRHTQRVRRVIAEVIPLLSLLVIFLLLSALSASILPTNELLLIIAVVAAMVVALLWRWFIRVHTRMQVALLETLENSQENSH, from the coding sequence ATGCATGCCATCAGCTTCATCCAGGATCTGGCGGTGATCATGCTGGTCGCCGGGGTGGTCACCATTCTCTTCCACCGTCTCAAGCAGCCCGTGGTGCTGGGCTACATTGTCGCTGGCTTCATCATCGGCCCGCACACTCCGCCGTTCGGGCTGATTCATGATGAAGACACGATCAAGACCCTGGCTGAACTGGGAGTGATCTTCCTGATGTTCTGCCTGGGGCTGGAGTTCAGCCTGCGCAAGCTGTTCAAGGTGGGGGCCACGGCATTCATCGCCGCCTTCCTGGAAATCGTGCTGATGATCTGGATAGGTTTCGAGATCGGCCGCTGGTTTGGCTGGAACACCATGGATTCGCTGTTCCTCGGGGCGATCCTGGCGATCTCCTCGACCACCATCATCGTCAAGGCACTCAACGACCTGAAGATGAAGAACGAGCGGTTCGCCCAGTTGATCTTCGGCGTGCTGATCGTCGAGGACATCTTGGGCATCGGCATCATCGCGCTGCTGTCGGGCATCGCCGTCAGCGGCACGGTCAGCTCCGGCGAGGTGTTCTCTACCGTGGGCAAGCTGTCGCTGTTCATGATTGTCGCGTTGGTCATTGGCATCCTGCTGGTGCCGCGGCTATTGGCCTATGTGGCGAAGTTCGAAAGCAACGAGATGCTGCTGATCACCGTGCTTGGGCTGTGTTTCGGCTTCTGCCTGCTGGTGGTCAAGCTCGAATACAGCATGGTGCTCGGGGCCTTCCTGATCGGCGCGATCATGGCCGAATCGCGCCAGCTGCTGAAGATAGAACGCTTGATAGAGCCGGTTCGCGACTTGTTCAGTGCCATCTTCTTTGTCGCCATCGGCTTGATGATCGACCCGTCAATCCTTGTCGAGTACGCCTGGCCAATCGTGGTGATCACCCTCGCGGTGGTGCTGGGCAAGATGCTCTCCTGCGGCATGGGCGCCTTCATTGCCGGCAATGACGGGCGTACTTCGCTGCGGGTGGGCATGGGGCTTTCGCAGATCGGTGAGTTCTCGTTCATCATTGCGGCGCTGGGCATGACCCTGCAAGTCACCAGCGATTTTCTCTACCCCGTCGCGGTGGCGGTGTCGGCCATCACCACCTTGTTGACGCCTTACCTGATCCGCGCGGCCGACCCCTTGTCGCTGAAGCTCGGCAAGGTGGTGCCAAGCCGCCTGGCACGGGTGCTGTCGCTGTATGGCGAATGGCTGCGCAGCATCCAGCCCCAGGGCGAGGGGGCCATGCTGGCGGCGATGATTCGGCGCATCTTGTTGCAGGTAGGGGTGAACCTGGCGCTGGTGATCGCCATCTTTTTCAGCGGTGGTTATTTCGCCGGGCGTATGGGTACCTGGCTCAGTGAGTGGGTCGGTGATGTGAGCCAGCAGAAGGCGTTGATCTGGGGCGCTGCCTTGTTGCTGTCGTTGCCGTTCCTGATCGCGGCCTACCGCAAGCTCAAGGCGTTGTCGATGTTGCTGGCGGAGATGGGGGTCAAGCCGGAGATGGCCGGGCGGCACACTCAGCGCGTGCGACGCGTGATCGCCGAAGTGATTCCGCTGCTGTCACTGCTGGTGATTTTCCTGCTGCTGTCAGCGCTGTCGGCGAGCATCCTGCCGACCAATGAATTGTTGCTGATCATTGCGGTGGTTGCGGCAATGGTGGTGGCGTTGCTATGGCGTTGGTTCATCCGGGTGCATACTCGGATGCAGGTCGCTTTGTTGGAGACGCTGGAGAACAGCCAGGAAAATTCGCACTGA
- a CDS encoding acyl-CoA thioesterase: MEPGNAQLTMTVLMTPDMANFSGNVHGGTLLKYLDEVAYACASRYAGTYVVTLSVDQVIFREPVHVGELVTFLASVNYTGNTSMEVGIKVVTENIRERSVRHSNSCFFTMVAVDDDRRPVKVPPRQPQSSEEKRRFLQGQQRRQIRQELEQRYQDLKTDAI; this comes from the coding sequence ATGGAACCTGGAAACGCCCAGTTGACCATGACTGTCCTGATGACACCGGACATGGCCAACTTCTCTGGCAACGTACACGGCGGCACCCTGCTCAAGTACCTCGACGAAGTGGCCTATGCCTGCGCCAGCCGTTATGCCGGCACCTACGTGGTCACCCTGTCGGTGGACCAGGTGATCTTCCGCGAACCGGTACATGTCGGGGAGCTGGTGACCTTCCTGGCGTCGGTCAACTACACCGGCAACACCTCGATGGAAGTGGGTATCAAGGTGGTCACCGAGAACATCCGCGAACGCTCGGTGCGCCACTCCAACAGTTGCTTCTTCACCATGGTCGCGGTCGACGACGACCGCCGCCCGGTGAAAGTGCCACCGCGCCAGCCCCAGTCCAGCGAAGAGAAACGCCGCTTCCTGCAGGGCCAGCAGCGCCGCCAGATCCGCCAGGAGCTGGAGCAGCGCTACCAGGACCTGAAGACCGACGCCATCTAG
- the pdxY gene encoding pyridoxal kinase PdxY, with protein MKRTPHLLAIQSHVVFGHAGNSAAVFPMQRIGVNVWPLNTVQFSNHTQYGQWAGEVLAPAQIPALVEGISNIGELGNCDAVLSGYLGSAEQGRAILAGVARIKAVNPKALYLCDPVMGHAEKGCIVPAEVSEFLLEEAVAKADILCPNQLELDSFCGRRAESLEDCVGMARGLLERGPRLVLVKHLKYPGRADDSFEMLLVTDQESWHLRRPLLAFPRLPVGVGDLTSGLFLARLLLGDSDVQAFEFAAAAVHEVLLETQACASYELQLVRAQDRIAHPRVRFEAQRLLY; from the coding sequence ATGAAACGTACGCCGCACTTGCTTGCCATTCAGTCCCACGTGGTCTTTGGACACGCCGGCAACAGCGCCGCGGTGTTTCCCATGCAGCGGATTGGGGTCAACGTCTGGCCGCTCAATACCGTGCAGTTCTCCAACCATACTCAGTATGGACAGTGGGCCGGGGAAGTGCTTGCCCCAGCGCAAATTCCCGCGTTGGTGGAAGGCATTTCCAATATCGGCGAACTGGGCAATTGCGACGCGGTGCTGTCCGGTTACCTGGGAAGCGCCGAGCAAGGCCGGGCGATCCTGGCCGGGGTCGCGCGAATCAAGGCGGTCAACCCCAAGGCGTTGTACCTGTGCGACCCGGTCATGGGGCACGCCGAAAAGGGCTGCATCGTCCCTGCCGAGGTGAGCGAGTTCCTGCTCGAAGAGGCCGTTGCCAAGGCCGACATACTCTGCCCCAACCAGCTCGAGCTGGACAGCTTCTGCGGCCGGCGTGCCGAGTCCCTCGAAGATTGCGTGGGCATGGCCCGTGGCCTGCTGGAGCGCGGGCCGCGCCTCGTGCTGGTCAAGCATCTGAAGTACCCAGGGCGCGCCGACGACTCGTTCGAAATGCTGCTGGTGACGGACCAGGAGAGTTGGCACCTGCGCCGGCCTCTGCTGGCCTTCCCACGTCTGCCGGTCGGGGTGGGTGACCTGACTTCGGGGCTGTTCCTGGCCCGGCTGCTACTGGGTGACAGCGATGTACAGGCGTTCGAGTTCGCGGCGGCGGCAGTGCATGAAGTGCTGTTGGAAACCCAGGCCTGCGCCAGCTACGAACTGCAACTGGTGCGGGCCCAGGATCGCATCGCTCATCCACGGGTGCGCTTCGAGGCGCAGCGACTCCTGTACTAG
- a CDS encoding DUF3301 domain-containing protein: MLTLENLFVLMLVATAGAWLWHNHGLREKALARVKQHCAKLDLELLDDAVALKRIAFVRDANGKKRLARIYNFEFTVTGEQRHPGTVTQFGAHTMQIELAPYPFEIKTPPRTDNVIEMQQWRQEHNRWRN, encoded by the coding sequence ATGCTGACCCTGGAAAACCTTTTCGTCCTGATGCTGGTGGCGACCGCAGGCGCCTGGCTGTGGCACAACCACGGGTTGCGCGAAAAGGCCCTGGCCCGGGTCAAGCAGCATTGCGCCAAGCTCGACCTGGAACTGCTCGACGACGCCGTGGCGCTCAAGCGCATCGCCTTCGTGCGCGATGCCAATGGCAAGAAGCGCCTAGCGCGCATCTACAACTTCGAGTTCACCGTTACCGGTGAGCAGCGGCACCCGGGCACTGTCACGCAGTTCGGCGCCCACACCATGCAGATCGAGCTCGCGCCCTATCCGTTCGAAATCAAGACACCACCACGCACCGACAACGTCATCGAGATGCAGCAGTGGCGCCAAGAGCACAACCGCTGGCGTAACTGA
- a CDS encoding CobW family GTP-binding protein: protein MLQNIPTHVIAGPLGAGKTSLIRHLMSQRPANERWAVLVNEFGQIGLDAALLARDDDGIAIAEVAGGCLCCVNGAPFQVGLGRLLRKARPDRLFIEPSGLGHPQQLLQQLEQAPWTTVLAVQPLLMVLDAQALARGEALPEAQQLALPTSGLLVLNKSSAVDNKTRLLITDRLPELPKVWVDHGALPLIRLPSFSTLGKGCPDASQQVVDNPGPALAALWTDPSRPLCQAQQGEGSWSIGWRWHPSQRFDTARLRAFLQAWPWRRAKGVIHSDLGWLSFNGLDGQLPDWQPSEWRKDSRMELIFAEAQPVDELQEALAACRLGA from the coding sequence ATGCTGCAGAACATCCCCACCCATGTGATCGCCGGCCCATTGGGGGCCGGCAAGACCAGCTTGATCCGCCATCTGATGAGCCAGCGTCCAGCTAACGAACGCTGGGCAGTGCTGGTCAATGAATTCGGGCAGATTGGCCTGGATGCCGCCTTGTTGGCACGCGATGACGACGGCATTGCCATTGCCGAAGTGGCAGGGGGCTGCCTTTGCTGTGTCAACGGCGCGCCGTTCCAAGTCGGGCTCGGGCGTCTCCTGCGCAAGGCGCGCCCCGATCGTTTGTTCATCGAACCTTCAGGCCTGGGTCATCCCCAGCAGTTGCTTCAACAACTGGAGCAAGCACCCTGGACGACCGTATTGGCCGTGCAACCACTGCTTATGGTGCTGGATGCCCAGGCCCTGGCGCGTGGCGAAGCCTTGCCTGAAGCGCAGCAATTGGCGTTGCCTACTTCAGGGTTGCTGGTGTTGAACAAGTCGTCCGCTGTGGACAACAAGACGCGCCTGTTGATAACTGACAGATTGCCCGAGTTACCCAAGGTTTGGGTCGATCATGGCGCCCTGCCGTTGATCCGGCTGCCGAGTTTTTCCACATTAGGGAAGGGCTGTCCTGATGCAAGCCAGCAGGTTGTGGACAATCCGGGGCCGGCGCTTGCTGCCCTGTGGACAGACCCAAGCCGGCCGCTATGCCAGGCCCAGCAGGGCGAAGGTAGCTGGAGCATCGGTTGGCGTTGGCACCCCAGCCAACGCTTCGACACGGCGAGATTGCGTGCCTTTCTCCAGGCCTGGCCATGGCGCCGGGCCAAGGGTGTTATCCACAGCGACCTGGGCTGGCTGTCATTCAATGGGCTCGATGGGCAGTTGCCCGACTGGCAGCCGAGCGAATGGCGCAAGGATTCGCGGATGGAACTGATTTTCGCCGAGGCGCAACCCGTGGACGAGCTGCAGGAGGCGCTTGCCGCGTGCCGGCTGGGCGCCTGA